Below is a genomic region from Corallococcus silvisoli.
GCGGCAGGGGGGCCTCTGGCAGCTCCGCGTCACAGAAGGCACAGCGGCGCCGGGCCGCCGACTGGGGGCGCCCGCAGGAGGAGCACATGACGAGCACTTCCGCGGGCACCGCGCCTCCCTCTCTTCTTTCGTCAGCCGACGACGAAGTTCACCAGCCGCTTGGGGACGAAGACGAACTTGCGCAGCGTCTTGCCTTCGAGGGCGGCCTTCACCTTGTCGTCCGCCTCCGCCGCCGCGCGCACGTCCGCCTCACCCGCGTCCGCCGCCACGCGCACCTCCGCGCGCAGCTTGCCGTTCACCTGCACGGCGTACGGAATCACGTCGTCCACCACGAGCGCGGGGTCGAACTCCGGCCAGGCCTCCGTGACGGTGGACGCCTTCGCGCCGTAGGCCTCCGCCAGCTCGTCCGCGATGTGCGGCGCGAACGGGGTGAGGATGCGCGCGAGCAGCCGCATCGCCTCCGCCATGGCCGCCTTCTCCGCGGGCGTCTCCGGCGTGCCCACCGCGTAGAGCGCGTTCACGCACTCCATGACGCCGGCGACGGCGGTGTTGAAGGACAGGCGCTCGATGGCCTCGCTCACGCGCTTGACGCACTTGTGCGCCGCGCGGCGCGTCTCCAGCGCCTTGCCCTCGTAGGGGCCGTCATGCGTGGCCCCCGCCACCGACGCCTGGTGCGTCGCGGCCAGCGTCCACACGCGCTTGAGGAAGCGGAAGACGCCCTCCACCTGCTCGTGGGACCAGTCGAAGTCGCGCTCCGGCGGGCCCGCGAAGAGCACGTAGGTGCGCGCGGTGTCCGCCCCATACTTCTGCACGATGGTGGACGGGGCCACGCCGTTGCCGTAGCGCTTGCCCATCTTCCGGCCGTCCGCGCCGTTGACGATGCCCTGGGTGATGAGCCGCGTGACGGGCTCGTCCACCGGCGACAACCCGAGCAGCTTCATCACGCGGGTCCAGAACCGGAAGTAGAGCAGGTGCATCACGGCGTGCTCGGGGCCGCCCACGTACACGTCCACCGGCAGCCAGCGCTGCGCTTCCTTCGGGTCGAAGGGCGCGGCGTCGTACTTCGGCGACAGGTAGCGCGCGAAGTACCAGCAGGAGTCGACGAAGGTGTCCATCGTCTCCGTCTCCCGGCGCGCGGGGCCGCCGCACTTGGGGCAGGTCGTGTTGGCGAAGGACGCAACCTTCGCGAGCGGCGGCTCCCCCTTGCCGGTGAGCACCGCCTGCGTGTCGATGTCCGGCAGCCGCACCGGGAGCTGCTCCAACGGCACGGGGATGCCCTTGCGCTCCGGGTCGCACTTCTCGCAGTAGACGATGGGGATGGGCGTGCCCCAGTAGCGCTGGCGGCTGAAGCCCCAGTCCTTCTGGCGGTACGTCACCGTGGCCTTGCCCTGCCCCTGCGACTCCAGCTTCGCGGCCAGCTTCTTGCGCGCCTCCGCGGACGGCATGCCGGTGAAGTCACCGGAGTCCGCGAGCACGCCGTCGTCCGTGTACGCCTCCGTCAGCGTCTCCCCCGCCCCGAGCTTGTCGCCCGTCGCCGGCTGGATCACGACGCGCACGGGCAGCGCGTACTTGCGCGCGAAGGCGAAGTCGCGCGCGTCGTGCGCCGGCACGCTCATCACCGCGCCGGTGCCGTAGTCGCTCACCACGAAGTTGGCGATCCAGATGGGCACCGGCTGGCCCGTCACGGGGTTCACCGCGTAGCCACCGGTGAAGACGCCTTCCTTCTCCGCGTCCTCGCCCAGCCGCTCCGTCTTGTTCTGCGCGGCCATCTTCTTCGCGAACGCGTCCACGTCCGCGCGGCGCTCCGCCGTCGTCACCTGCGCGACGAGCTTGTGGTCCGGCGCGAGCACCACGTAGGTGCAGCCGAAGAGCGTGTCCACGCGGGTGGTGAAGACGCGCAGGGCGGCGTCATGCCCCTGCACGCGGAAGTCCACCTCCGCGCCATCCGAGCGGCCAATCCAGTTGCGCTGGGCCGCGGTGATGCGCTCCGGCCACTCCTTCAGCGTGTCGAGCGCGTCGAGCAGGTCCTGCGAGTAGCGCGTGATGCGGAACGCCCACTCGGGCATCTCCTTGTCCTGCACCTCCGAGTCGCAGCGCTCGCAGCGGCCGTCCTTCACCTGCTCGTTGGCGATGACGGTGAGGCAGCCGGTACACCAGTTCACCTTGCTGAAGCGGCGATAGACGAGCCCGCGCTCCAGCATCTGGAGGAAGAACCACTGGTTCCAGCGGTAGTACTCCGGCTGGCTGGTGTTGACCTCGCGCGTCCAGTCGTAGCTGTAGCCGAGCGTCTTGATCTCCGCCTTGAACGACTCGATGTTCTCGCGGGTGCGGATGGCCGGGTGGACGCCGTCCTTGATGGCCGCGTTCTCCGCCGGCAGGCCAAAGGCGTCCCAGCCCATGGGGTGCAGCACGTCGAAGCCGCGCATCTGGTAGTAGCGCGCGTAGACGTCCCCGATGAGGTAGTTGCGCACATGCCCCATGTGCATCTGGCCACTGGGGTACGGCAGCATCTCCAGGACGTACTTCTTGGGGGCATCCGGGCGCCTGCCTGCCCGGAAGAGGCCCTCCTGCTCCCAGCGGGTCTGCCACTTTCCTTCAATCGACTGCGGCTCGTAACGCTCGTTCATCGCCATGGCTCTTCGGACTCTTAGCGGGAGGTAGGACACGCGGGCAACAAGTCTTGGCGCGTCGAAGGCCTGGACGGCCGGCGCCCTCCCCCACCTGACCGGGCGGCCCTGGTGGGAGGGGCCCAAGGTGGGGTGGGACTCGCTCGGTGCTTGCCCTCGGGCCCGGGCGCGACTAACTCGCCTTCCCGGTCTGGAGCAGAGGGAGAGCACCATGCAGGTCGTGAGTGTGAAGAAGGCCCTGTCGGGGGCCATCGAGGCGGGCTCGAAGGTGGAGGTGCGCGGCTGGGTGCGGACGCGCCGCGACTCCAAGGCGGGCATCAGCTTCGTCAACGTGAGCGACGGGTCGGTCTTCGACCCCATCCAGGTCGTCGCGCCCAATTCGCTGCCCAACTACGAGAAGGAGGTCCTTCGCCTCAGCGCGGGCGCCTCCGTCATCTGCCGCGGCACGCTCGTGCAGTCCCAGGGCAAGGGGCAGTCCTTCGAGGTGCAGGCGGACGAGGTCCAGGTGCTGGGCCTGGTGGATGATCCGGACACCTACCCCATCCAGCCGAAGCAGCACTCGCTGGAGTTCCTGCGGGAGGTGGCGCACCTGCGCGTGCGCACCAACACCTTCGGGGCGATCACCCGCGTGCGCAACGCGGCCGCGCAGGCGGTGCACCGCTTCTTCCACACCGAGGGCTTCTGCTGGGTCAACACGCCCATCATCACCGCCAGCGACGCGGAGGGGGCCGGGCAGATGTTCCGCGTGTCCACGCTGGACGCCAGCAACCCGCCGCGCGGTCCGGACGGCAAGATTGACTGGGGCAAGGACTTCTTCGGCAAGGAGGCCTACCTCACCGTGTCCGGGCAGCTGAACGTGGAGGCGTACTGCCTGGCCATGTCCAAGGTCTACACGTTCGGCCCCACGTTCCGCGCGGAGAACAGCAACACCACGCGGCACCTGGCCGAGTTCTGGATGATTGAGCCGGAGATCGCCTTCGCGGACCTCAACGAGGACGCGGCGCTGGCGGAGCGGTTCCTCAAGTACGTGTTCAAGGCCGTGCTGGACGAGTGCGCGCCGGACATGAAGTTCTTCGAGGAGCGCCAGCAGAAGGGCGTCACGGAGCGGATGGAGAAGTTCATCGGCTCCAGCTTCGAGCGCATCGACTACACGGACGCCATCTCCATCCTCCAGAAGGCGAAGAAGAAGTTCGAGTACACGCCGGAGTGGGGCAAGGACCTCCAGACCGAGCACGAGCGCTACCTCACCGAGGAGCACGTGGGCCGGCCCGTGGTGGTGATGAACTACCCGGAGGCCATCAAGGCCTTCTACATGCGCATCAACGAGGACGGGAAGACCGTGGCCGCGATGGACGTGCTCGCCCCGGGCATCGGCGAGATCATCGGCGGCAGCCAGCGCGAGGAGCGCCTGGACGTGCTGGATGCGCGCATGCGGAAGTTCGGCCTCAACCCCGAGCACTACCAGTGGTACCGCGACCTGCGCCGCTACGGCACCGTGCCGCACGCGGGCTTCGGGCTCGGGTTCGAGCGGCTCATCGTCTACATGTGCGGCCTGCAGAACATCCGCGACGCCATCCCCTACCCGCGCGTGCCGGGCTCCGCCGCCTTCTAACGGCCGGTGGGCAGGATGCGCCGATGACCCAGGGCCTCCCGTGGATGCGTTCCCGGGAGGCCCTTCTTTTTTGACGGGGGGTTTGACCCGCGCGGCGTCCTGGCTACGTTGGTCCCGTGTCCTGGCATGCGCACCGGATGGCTCGCTGGCTGAGGTTGGCGCTGGCGTGCGTCGCGCTGGCCCTGGGGGCCGGTGCGTCAGCGCATCCGCTGCCCGTGCCCCAGGCGGCCGTCGCGGCCTGGGTCGAGCGGCGCGCCCCCCAGGCACGCCCCCGCGAGGTGAAGCCCCCCGCGCGGCTCAGCGCCCCGGCGCCGCGCCCCGGCCCTGCCCGCGTACGGGCAGCCGTCCACCGTGTCGCCCGGCGGCCCCAGCTCCCCGGGCCGCCCCGGCGGCGCTTCCTCCTCCATCGAGCGCTCCTGCACTGAGCCCGTCCAGAGGCCCCGTCCCTGGAAGGTTTCTCCGTTCATGGAGTCCGCATGTCTTTTCTCTCGAACGCGGGGCGCGCCTGCTGGCGCGTCCTCAAGGCGGGGCCGCGCAGGCTCATCCGCGCCTGCCGGCTCATCCTCATCCTCATCCTCGTCGTGCTGCCCAACCCCCTGGTGATGGTGCTGTCGGTCTTCCTGACGGCGGAGCGCCGCAACCTTCCCGCGGAGGTGCTGCGAAAGAAGAAGTGAGGCCCTCCGAGAAGCAGGGGCCTTCCCACATGGAGGGCCCCTGCCCCCTCATGCCTTCTTCCGGATGCCCGCGCGCTCCTGCGCGAGCGCGCCCAGCGCGGACCAGTCCTCGTCGCCGCGGCCCTGTGCCACGCCCGTGAGGAAGTGGTCGCGCAGGAGGCTGGCCAACGGCAGCGGCACCTCCGCGCCACGGCCCGCCTCCAGCGCCAGCGTCATGTCCTTGAGGCCCAGGCGCAGCGCGAAGCCCGCGGGCGTGTACTGCCCCTTCGCGATGGTGGCCGCGTAGTTCTCGAAGATGGGCGAGCGGGCGAAGACGGCCTTGAAGACGTCCAGGAACGCCGCGCGCTCCACGCCGCACTTCTCCGCGAGCGCGAACGCCTCCGACAGGGACTCCATCATCGACGCGATGAGGAAGTTGCCGGAGAGCTTCACCGTGTTGGCGGCGGAGGGCCGTTCGCCCAGTTCCGTGAGGCCGCGCCCCAGGGCCGTGAGCAGCGGACGCACGCGCTCCACCTGGGCCTTGGGGCCGGCGGTGATGACCCAGAGCTGCTTGCCCGCGGCGGCCTCGGGGCGGCCGAAGACGGGGGCGGCGACGTAGCCCTGCCCGGCTTCCGCGTGCGCCTTCGCCAGCCGCTCCGACAGCGCGACGGAGATGGTGCTGGACGAGACGTGGATGGCGCCCTTCGGCAGCGCGCTGGCGACGCCGTCCTTCCCCAGGACGGCACCTTCCGCGGCGTGGTCATCCGCCAGCATCGACACCACGGCCTCCGCGTCACGCGCGGCGTCCGCGGGCGTCTTCGCCACGCGCGCGCCCTGCTGCTTCAACGGCGCGGCCTTGGACTCGGTGCGGTTCCAGACGGTGAGCTGATGACCCGCGTCGAGCAGGTTCTTCGCCATGGGCTCGCCCATGTTTCCCAATCCGATGAAGCCGACCTTCATGGAGATGCTCCCTTCGTGCTCGCGTTCACGCTTCGTTCGCCTGCTCTTCGGAGACGTCCAGCCGCTCGAAGGCACGGCCCAGGACGGCGACGCCCAGCGCCACCTCCGCGAAGAGTGCTCCGGCCGCCGCCAGGCCCGCGAGCGGGACGGCCCAGCGCCCCACGACAGTGAACAGCGGGTAGCCCACGAGGAGGGCCACCACGCCCGCGGGCAACAGTCCCAGGAACGTCACCACCAGCGTGCCCACCAGCGTGAGCAGCCGCTGCCCCAGCGCCTCCACGCCGCGCGCCCGCTCCGAGTCCGCCGGAATCCACGCGGGCAGCAGCACCACCGCCGCGTTCTGCACGAACAACCCCGCGAGCCCCAGCGCCGGCAACACCGAAAGCAGCCCCAGCACCACCGGCGTGGACCACTGCGCGAGCGTCACGTCGTCCGAGCCCACGCCCAGCACGCCCGCCACGGCCAGCATCACCCACTGCGCCGCGCCCAACGTCAGCGCGGACGCGGCCAGCTCCGCGCCCACCACCTGCCGCCCCGTGAGCGGCAGCGCGCGCAGCAGCTCCAGCTTGGGCAGGTCCATCCGCAGGTCCGTCCGGAACGCGCTCGGGCCAATCACGGCCATGGCCACCGCGACCATCAGCGCCATGGGGCCCAGGAACTCGCGGCTGTTGGCGAACAGGCGCGTGTCGCCCATCACCAGCGCGAGGGTCGCCCCCAGCACCACGAAGGCCAGCAGCATCACCAGCCCGCTGCCCATCCGCCTGCGCGCGATGAGGTTCTTCCACAGGAGCGCGACCTCTGGACGCCCCCGAGGCCCCAGCACGAAGGGCACCCGGCCCACGTGGATGGCCCCCACACGCGCGGCCCGGTTCCCCCGCTCCGCCCGCTGACGCGTCCGCGCGTCCGCGCTCGCCACCGCCGAGTCCTCGAAGGGGACCTCCACCGCCAGCACCCAGGCGTAGTGCGCCGCGAGCAGCGCCAGCGCCGCGGGCAGGTAGCGCAGGAACTCCTGTCCGCTGTGCGCCATCGCGGGGGCCACCAGCGCGCGGCCCGGCCACAGCACCGCGCGGGGGCCGGGCGCGTCGAGGACATCCCGCAGCCACTCGCGCACGGCGAACGGCGCGGAGGCGTCCGCGGGCCACGGGTGCGCATCCAGCGTGGACAGCAGCGTCCCCACCGCCGCCACGAGCACCAGCGCCACCACCGCCCAGCGCACGGCGCCGCCCCAGCGCCCCTGGGACACGAGCCAGGCGCGCACGAACGACGCCGCCGTGCCATGCAGGTACAGCGTCCCCATGGCCAGCGACGCCCCGAGGAAGAAGAGCTCCGGACGGGAGCTGGTGAAGCGCCCCACGAAGAGCGTCGCCGCCAGCGCCGCCAGCCCCGCGCTCAACAAGCCTCGCAGGAGCTTGTAGTGCAGCAGCGCCCGGCGCGTGACGGGCGCGGGGAAGAAGGCCTGCACCTCCGTCTGCGTGAAGGTCAGCGCGGGCCGGTCCGCGCCCAGCACCCACGCCGTCACCAGCGTGCCCAGCACCGACACCTCCAGCGACAGCTCCGCGAACAGCTTCGCGTTCGGGGACACCGCGCGCCCCGTCCCCACCACGAACACGCTGCGGCCCACGAGCGAGTACAGGTACGCGAGCCCCACCAGCGCGCCCAGCAGGTAGCGCGGGTGCTTGAGCCGCCGCACCTGACGCACCACCCGGTTGCGCCACGTCCTCACCCAGAGGAACGCCACCGCGCCCGGAAAGCTCACGAGTCCCCGGGCCCCGTCGCTTCCGCGGCCGCGCTGGTGATGCGCACGAACAGCTCCTCCAGCGACGCGCCGTCCCCCGCACCACCCGCCATCTGTTCACGGATCTCCGGCAGCGAGCCCAGCGCCACCGCGCGGCCTCCGGCGATGACGAGCAGCCGGTGGCACAGCTCCTCCACCAGCGGAAGCAGGTGCGACGACAGCACCAGCGCAGTGCCCTCCTCCGCGCGGCGGCGCAGCGACGCCTTCATCCGGCGGATGCCCAGCGGATCCAACCCCGTCAGCGGTTCGTCCAGGAGGATCAGCCGCGGCTGGTGCAGGAAGCCGCACGCGATGGACAGCTTCTGCTTCATCCCGCGCGACAGCTCGCCGGGCAGCGACTTCTCCCGGCCCGTCAGCTCCATCTCCCCCAGGAGCGCGCGGCCCCGCTCCTCCCAGTCCTCCACGCCGTAGAGGCGCGCGGTGAAGTTCAGGTGCTCCCAGACGGTGAGGTACTCGAAGAAGCGCGGCTCGTCCGGCAGGAAGGCCAACCGCCGCTTCGCTTCCACGGGCGCTTCCGACAGGTCATGCCCCGCCACCCGCACGCGCCCCACGGACGGCGGCAGGATGCCAGCGAGGCACCGGAGCGTGGACGTCTTCCCCGCGCCGTTGGGCCCCACGAGGCCCAGCACCTCGCCGGGCGCCACCTGGAAGGTGAGCCCACGCACCGCCCGCACCGCGCCGTACGTCTTCTCCAACCCCTCGACGTCCAGCGCCGGTTCCATGCGTGCCCTAGGACCCTTCGCGAAGCTCAGCCGAGCTTCAGCAGTTCCTTCACCGTGTCCAGCACCACCCGGGCCTGCACGGGCTTCACCAGGTAGGCCGTGGCCCCCAGCGCCATGGCCCGCGCGCGGTCCGCGTCCGCGCCCTCCGTCGTCACGACGACGATGGGCACGGCCCGGTGCTCCTCCGTCTGACGGATGTGGTGGATGAGCTTCAGCCCGTCCATCAACGGCATGTTGATGTCCGTCATCACCAGATCGAAGCGGCCCTGCGTGGAGAGCTTCTTCAGCCCCTCCACGCCATCCTGCGCCTCGACGCAGACCACGCCCGCCAGACGCTGAAGCGCGTACATGATGCTGCGGCGCATGGCCTGCGAGTCATCCACCACCAACGCGCGGATCGGCTGCTGCGACATGCCCCCGACACTAACACCCGCGCGCCGCCGGGCCCGGGATTGTGACGCGGCCTGTCCGGCAACCACCGATTCACTGTCCGGACGACTGACGGCGGCGGCGCACCAGCGCGGCCAGCTCCGAGCCGATGTCGTCCAATGGAAGCACGCGCGTCACCGCCCCCGTGGCGATGGCCTCCTTGGGCATGCCGAACACCACCGCCGTGTCCTCGGACTCGGCCCAGGTCTCCCCGCCCTCGCGCCGGACGCCGCGCACGCCCTGGGCTCCGTCCGCCCCCATCCCCGTCAGCACCACCGCCACCGCGCGTGAACCCAGCACCTCCGCCGCGCTCTCGAAGAGCCGGTCCACCGACGGGGCGTACTTGTCCGCGGACACGGGGGATGGCGTGCGCAGCTCCATCCGCCCCGAGCGCTCCGTCAGCAGCAGGTGCCGCCCGCCCGGCGCGATGTAGACGTGGCCCGGCGCCACCACGTCGCCTTCGCGTGCCTCCGTCACCGTGAAGGGCCCGATGCGGTCCAGGCGCTCCGCGAAGGCCCGGGTGAACTGCGAGGGCATGTGCTGGCCCACCAGCACGCTGACGGCCGGCTCGGCGGACAGCCCCTCCAGCAGCCGCTGCACCGCCGGAGGTCCGCCCGTGGACGCCCCCACCGCGATGACCTGCGGCGCTTCTCCGGAGAGCACGGCGCTGCGCAGCGCGGCGCCATGGCGTCCGCCGGACTTCACGTGGCGGGCCGCGCGCACCTTGTCCAGCAGCTCGCGCCGCAGGCCCTCCAGTGCCTCGGGCGTGCCCCGGGGCGGCTTGGCGATGAAGTCGAACGCGCCCAGCTCCAGCGCCTTGAACACATCCGACTTGTGCGCGTAGCTGGAGATGACGATGACGGGCGTGGGGGACACGCGCATCAGCAGGCGCAGGAAGGTGTGTCCCCCCAGGCGGGGCATCTCCAGGTCCAGCGTCACCACGTCCGGCTTCAGCTCCAGGACCTTCTTGAGGCCTTCCTCGCCGTCCTGCGCCCAGTCCAGCACCTCCACGTCCGCGGAGGACTCCAGCAACGTGGTGAGCGTTCGGCGGTTGGTGGCCGAGTCGTCGATGACGAGCACCGTGAGCGGACGCCCCATCAGCGCCCCTCCAAGGACGGAAGCTCCGGCCGGCGGTACACCAGGTCGCCCTTCAGATGCACCAGCTCGAAGTCCGCGCCCAGGCTGAGCAGGTTCTCCGCGTGGCCCAGGAGCAGGTAGCCCCCCGGACAGAGCCGGTCGCGGATGACGCCCAACACCCGGCGGCGCGCGGCCAGGTCGAAGTAGATCATCACGTTGCGGCAGAAGACGACGTCGGTGCGCGGCACCAGCTGGCTCGCCGCCACGTCCGACAGGTTGTGATGGCCGAAGCTCACCCACGCCTTCACGTCGTCGCGCACACGGACGCGGTTCACCCCCGCGGGGACGAAGTAGCGCTCCAGCAGCTCCGGGGGGGTCGCGCGCAGGGCGCTGGGGCCGTACTCGGCGCGGCGGGCCACCGTCAGCACCCGGCGCGACAGGTCCGTGCCGTACACCTCCACGTCCCAGTCATCGAAGCGGCCGCTCTCCTTCAACAGCATCGCCACCGTGTACGCCTCTTCTCCGGAGGAACACCCCGCGGACCACAACCGCAGACGGCGCGTGTGCGCGTTGCGCTTCTCCAGGATGGGAAGCAGCTCCTCGCAGAAGGCCTTGAGCTGCGCGGGCTCGCGGAAGAAGTACGTCTCGTGCGTGGTGAGGGACTCCACCGCCGCTTCCAGCTCCGCGTGGCGCTGGACGTCGTAGCGCAGGTAGCGGTGGTACGCGCCGAAGTCCTGGAGCCCCAGTGCCTCCAGCCGGGGCCACAGCCTGCGCTCCATCACGAACTTCATGTTCTCGTGGATGAGGATCCCGCAGTGCGCGTAGACGTGGTCGCGCAGCAGCCGGAACTCCTCCAGCGTCATCTCCGGGCGACCCTCGTCGAAGCGTGGCATCCGCGCGCCCTCCTCAACGCCCCGACAGCCGGGCCACCGCGTCCGACAACGCGACCCGGGCCAGCCCATCGTGCTCCACCGAGAGGGCCTGCTGGAGCGCGGGCAGGCATTCCGGACGGTCCAGGCCGCCCAGCACGCGCGCGGCCGCCGCACGGACATCCCACCGGGGGTGGCCCAGGAGCGACACCGCCAGCGCCGCCCCATCCGCGCTCGCCTCCGCCGACGTCAGCGCCGCGAGCGCCGCCTTCACCACCTCCGCGTCGGGGTGGCTCAGCGCGTCCCACAGCACGCCCGGCCCCACCGTCCCCAGCTTCGCCAGGGCCCGCACCGACAGCACCGCGAGCGCGCCGTCGCCGTGGCGCACCAGCGCCTCCAGGTCCTCTGAACGGTCCTTCGCCCCCACGCCCCCCACCGCCTCCACCGCGGCCAGGCGCACGGCGCGGTCCTCGTCCTTCAGCGCGAGCGCCAGGAAGTTCGACGTCTCCGTCCCCTTCTGCTGCCCCAGGGAGCGAACCGCGGCGACGCGGACCTTCGCGGACTCGTCCGCCAGCGCGCCGCGCGCCAGCTCCTGGCCCGTCTCGCCATCCGCCCTGCCCGCCGCCTCCACCGCCGCCGCGCGCCACGCAGCGTCCTCGTCGCGCGCCAGCCGCCGCAAGAGGGGCAGCACCCGCGCACCGCCCAGCCGCCCCAGCACCGCCACCGCCGCGGGCGTCGTGCGCTGCTCCACCGCCGCCTCCAGCGCGGCCAGCGCCACCAGCGGGTGGCCCACGGTCAGCTGCTCCAGCGCGCGCGACGCCATCCCCGACAGGGAAGGATCCGCGAGCAGCGCCACCAGCGGCGCCACGGCGTCCGGCGAGCGCGTGCGCCCCAGCGCCCGCACCACCACCGTGCGCAGGTCATCCTCCGCCCACTCCAGGAGCGCGCACAGCTCCGGCACCGACGTCGCATCCACCAGCAGCACCAGCGCCTCGGCCGCCACCGTGCGCGCGGGCAGGGACAGCGTCCCCATGTTGCCCAGCAGCAGCCGCCGTCCCTCCGGCCCCAGCTGTCCCAGGGTGAAGAGCACCTCGCGCAGGAGCCGGTCCTCGCGCGCCACCTCCGCCACCGCCACCGCGAGCGACGCTTCTCCCAGCGCCCCCGCGACCACCAGCGCGCCGGCCCGCACCTGCACGTCCTCGCCATCCAGCGCTTGCGCCACCCGCTCCGTCACTTCCGGAATGCCGCCCACCACCGCGCGCGCGACCGCGTCCAGTTCGCCCCGCTCATAGGGCCCCAGCCCTCCCGCCTGGGTGCCCAACGCGACGAAGGCGGCCTCGCGCACCGAACGCACCGGAGAGGCCAGGGCCCGACAGATGCGCTCCGTGGACACGCCTGGGGGATGCAGCCCCAACAGCCGCAAGGCGCTGCGTTGCAGGCCCGGGTCCTCCACCAGCGCCATCACCCGCGCCAGGGGCGGCGCGCGCTTGAGCGACGCGAGGCCCTCCAGCGCCGCCAGCCGCAAGAGGGCCGTGGGTGCGTCCAGCAGTGACTCCAACGCCCGCGCCGCGGCGTCCCCGCCCAGCCGGCCCAGCGCTTCCGCCGCGGCCACGCGCACGTTGAGGTCCACGTCGGAGAGCGCGCGCAGCAGCACGTCCTCCACCTCCGGGCGACCCAGCTGTCCCAGGATGTCCGCCGCAAGCTTGCGCTGATCCGGATCCTCGTGCTCCAGCAGGCGCACCAGCGGACGCAGCGCCACGGGCCCCATGCCGGCAAGCGCCTCGGCCGCCGCGTTGCGCGCGCCTGTCTCGCCCCGCTCGCCCAGGACGGAGATGAGCCGGGCGGTGACTCCTGGCGCGT
It encodes:
- the leuS gene encoding leucine--tRNA ligase is translated as MAMNERYEPQSIEGKWQTRWEQEGLFRAGRRPDAPKKYVLEMLPYPSGQMHMGHVRNYLIGDVYARYYQMRGFDVLHPMGWDAFGLPAENAAIKDGVHPAIRTRENIESFKAEIKTLGYSYDWTREVNTSQPEYYRWNQWFFLQMLERGLVYRRFSKVNWCTGCLTVIANEQVKDGRCERCDSEVQDKEMPEWAFRITRYSQDLLDALDTLKEWPERITAAQRNWIGRSDGAEVDFRVQGHDAALRVFTTRVDTLFGCTYVVLAPDHKLVAQVTTAERRADVDAFAKKMAAQNKTERLGEDAEKEGVFTGGYAVNPVTGQPVPIWIANFVVSDYGTGAVMSVPAHDARDFAFARKYALPVRVVIQPATGDKLGAGETLTEAYTDDGVLADSGDFTGMPSAEARKKLAAKLESQGQGKATVTYRQKDWGFSRQRYWGTPIPIVYCEKCDPERKGIPVPLEQLPVRLPDIDTQAVLTGKGEPPLAKVASFANTTCPKCGGPARRETETMDTFVDSCWYFARYLSPKYDAAPFDPKEAQRWLPVDVYVGGPEHAVMHLLYFRFWTRVMKLLGLSPVDEPVTRLITQGIVNGADGRKMGKRYGNGVAPSTIVQKYGADTARTYVLFAGPPERDFDWSHEQVEGVFRFLKRVWTLAATHQASVAGATHDGPYEGKALETRRAAHKCVKRVSEAIERLSFNTAVAGVMECVNALYAVGTPETPAEKAAMAEAMRLLARILTPFAPHIADELAEAYGAKASTVTEAWPEFDPALVVDDVIPYAVQVNGKLRAEVRVAADAGEADVRAAAEADDKVKAALEGKTLRKFVFVPKRLVNFVVG
- the asnS gene encoding asparagine--tRNA ligase; the encoded protein is MQVVSVKKALSGAIEAGSKVEVRGWVRTRRDSKAGISFVNVSDGSVFDPIQVVAPNSLPNYEKEVLRLSAGASVICRGTLVQSQGKGQSFEVQADEVQVLGLVDDPDTYPIQPKQHSLEFLREVAHLRVRTNTFGAITRVRNAAAQAVHRFFHTEGFCWVNTPIITASDAEGAGQMFRVSTLDASNPPRGPDGKIDWGKDFFGKEAYLTVSGQLNVEAYCLAMSKVYTFGPTFRAENSNTTRHLAEFWMIEPEIAFADLNEDAALAERFLKYVFKAVLDECAPDMKFFEERQQKGVTERMEKFIGSSFERIDYTDAISILQKAKKKFEYTPEWGKDLQTEHERYLTEEHVGRPVVVMNYPEAIKAFYMRINEDGKTVAAMDVLAPGIGEIIGGSQREERLDVLDARMRKFGLNPEHYQWYRDLRRYGTVPHAGFGLGFERLIVYMCGLQNIRDAIPYPRVPGSAAF
- a CDS encoding NAD(P)-dependent oxidoreductase; protein product: MPSSGWTSPKSRRTKREREHEGSISMKVGFIGLGNMGEPMAKNLLDAGHQLTVWNRTESKAAPLKQQGARVAKTPADAARDAEAVVSMLADDHAAEGAVLGKDGVASALPKGAIHVSSSTISVALSERLAKAHAEAGQGYVAAPVFGRPEAAAGKQLWVITAGPKAQVERVRPLLTALGRGLTELGERPSAANTVKLSGNFLIASMMESLSEAFALAEKCGVERAAFLDVFKAVFARSPIFENYAATIAKGQYTPAGFALRLGLKDMTLALEAGRGAEVPLPLASLLRDHFLTGVAQGRGDEDWSALGALAQERAGIRKKA
- a CDS encoding putative ABC exporter domain-containing protein, with protein sequence MSFPGAVAFLWVRTWRNRVVRQVRRLKHPRYLLGALVGLAYLYSLVGRSVFVVGTGRAVSPNAKLFAELSLEVSVLGTLVTAWVLGADRPALTFTQTEVQAFFPAPVTRRALLHYKLLRGLLSAGLAALAATLFVGRFTSSRPELFFLGASLAMGTLYLHGTAASFVRAWLVSQGRWGGAVRWAVVALVLVAAVGTLLSTLDAHPWPADASAPFAVREWLRDVLDAPGPRAVLWPGRALVAPAMAHSGQEFLRYLPAALALLAAHYAWVLAVEVPFEDSAVASADARTRQRAERGNRAARVGAIHVGRVPFVLGPRGRPEVALLWKNLIARRRMGSGLVMLLAFVVLGATLALVMGDTRLFANSREFLGPMALMVAVAMAVIGPSAFRTDLRMDLPKLELLRALPLTGRQVVGAELAASALTLGAAQWVMLAVAGVLGVGSDDVTLAQWSTPVVLGLLSVLPALGLAGLFVQNAAVVLLPAWIPADSERARGVEALGQRLLTLVGTLVVTFLGLLPAGVVALLVGYPLFTVVGRWAVPLAGLAAAGALFAEVALGVAVLGRAFERLDVSEEQANEA
- a CDS encoding ABC transporter ATP-binding protein — protein: MEPALDVEGLEKTYGAVRAVRGLTFQVAPGEVLGLVGPNGAGKTSTLRCLAGILPPSVGRVRVAGHDLSEAPVEAKRRLAFLPDEPRFFEYLTVWEHLNFTARLYGVEDWEERGRALLGEMELTGREKSLPGELSRGMKQKLSIACGFLHQPRLILLDEPLTGLDPLGIRRMKASLRRRAEEGTALVLSSHLLPLVEELCHRLLVIAGGRAVALGSLPEIREQMAGGAGDGASLEELFVRITSAAAEATGPGDS
- a CDS encoding response regulator, with the protein product MSQQPIRALVVDDSQAMRRSIMYALQRLAGVVCVEAQDGVEGLKKLSTQGRFDLVMTDINMPLMDGLKLIHHIRQTEEHRAVPIVVVTTEGADADRARAMALGATAYLVKPVQARVVLDTVKELLKLG
- a CDS encoding protein-glutamate methylesterase/protein-glutamine glutaminase, coding for MGRPLTVLVIDDSATNRRTLTTLLESSADVEVLDWAQDGEEGLKKVLELKPDVVTLDLEMPRLGGHTFLRLLMRVSPTPVIVISSYAHKSDVFKALELGAFDFIAKPPRGTPEALEGLRRELLDKVRAARHVKSGGRHGAALRSAVLSGEAPQVIAVGASTGGPPAVQRLLEGLSAEPAVSVLVGQHMPSQFTRAFAERLDRIGPFTVTEAREGDVVAPGHVYIAPGGRHLLLTERSGRMELRTPSPVSADKYAPSVDRLFESAAEVLGSRAVAVVLTGMGADGAQGVRGVRREGGETWAESEDTAVVFGMPKEAIATGAVTRVLPLDDIGSELAALVRRRRQSSGQ